A genome region from Sardina pilchardus chromosome 22, fSarPil1.1, whole genome shotgun sequence includes the following:
- the nrbf2b gene encoding nuclear receptor-binding factor 2b, translating to MEVVESPLNLAHQQCRKADRLLATGKYEEAIVCHRKAADLLKDAMQLTDCEQARLSLELQRDSHVKQQRLIEEKWKRSRREAKPRVLQPAASSDGQRPQVPHLSASQAALLPPALSAALDPAQVPEREYDTWLYLLKHKGAPRPAPDTCPAAAGGSKALKDDKTRLEEQETTIGQLRALVDTLLSESERLRADNAELRGANERLRRRERERELELERRDSQAEADADFVERSELLWVLPQRHGVGGSSSLSPGSMAMAAAEERKAKDIDIPTLPPLEMPTQEIPLDQLPGLELSDDIQHQLQEILDGEKL from the exons ATGGAGGTGGTGGAAAGTCCTCTTAACCTC GCGCATCAACAATGCAGAAAAGCAGATCGCCTACTGGCAACTGGGAAATATGAAGAAGCCATAGTGTGTCACAGGAAAGCTGCAG ATCTCCTGAAGGATGCTATGCAGCTCACAGACTGTGAACAG GCTCGCCTGTCTCTGGAGCTGCAGCGGGACAGTCACGTGAAGCAGCAGCGGCTCATCGAGGAGAAGTGGAAGCGCTCGCGACGAGAGGCCAAGCCGCGCGTCCTCCAGCCCGCCGCGTCCAGCGACGGCCAGCGGCCGCAGGTGCCTCACCTGAGCGCCTCTCAGGCGGCGCTGCTGCCGCCGGCGCTCTCGGCCGCGCTGGACCCCGCGCAGGTGCCCGAGCGCGAGTACGACACCTGGCTGTACCTGCTGAAGCACAAGGGGGCGCCGCGGCCCGCGCCCGACACCTGCCCGGCCGCCGCCGGAGGCAGCAAGGCGCTGAAGGACGACAAGACGCggctggaggagcaggagaccaCCATCGGGCAGCTGCGCGCGCTCGTGGACACGCTGCTGAGCGAGAGCGAGCGGCTGCGCGCCGACAACGCCGAGCTGCGCGGCGCCAACGAGCGGCTGAGGCGTCGAGAGCGCGAGCgcgagctggagctggagcgccGCGACAGCCAGGCGGAGGCCGACGCCGACTTCGTGGAGCGCTCGGAGCTGCTGTGGGTGCTGCCGCAGCGCCACGGCGTAGGAGGCTCGTCGTCGCTGTCGCCGGGCTCCATGGCGATGGCGGCGGCTGAGGAGCGCAAGGCCAAGGACATCGACATCCCGACGCTGCCGCCGCTGGAGATGCCCACGCAGGAGATCCCGCTGGACCAGCTGCCCGGCCTGGAGCTCTCCGACGACATCCAGCACCAGCTGCAGGAGATCCTGGACGGGGAGAAactctga